A genomic segment from Syntrophotalea acetylenivorans encodes:
- the rpsS gene encoding 30S ribosomal protein S19, translating into MARSIKKGPYVQESLLRKIDLEDAGGSRKVIKTWSRRSTIIPEFVGYTFAVHNGKKFIPVFVTENMVGHKLGEFAPTRTYYGHGSDKKR; encoded by the coding sequence GTGGCTAGATCGATAAAAAAAGGGCCGTACGTACAGGAAAGCCTGCTGCGCAAGATTGATTTGGAAGATGCCGGCGGGTCACGGAAGGTAATCAAAACCTGGTCGCGGCGTTCGACGATTATTCCCGAATTTGTGGGTTATACCTTTGCTGTGCACAACGGCAAAAAGTTCATTCCTGTTTTTGTGACTGAAAACATGGTAGGCCACAAGCTTGGTGAGTTTGCTCCGACCCGGACTTATTATGGGCACGGCTCGGATAAAAAACGCTAA
- the rplB gene encoding 50S ribosomal protein L2 codes for MAIKKYKPTSPGRRHMTSADFGEVTAGKPEKSLLAPLKKSGGRNNLGRITKRHTGGGHKRKYRIIDFKRDKAEIPAKVVSVEYDPNRSARIALLNYADGEKRYILAPVGINVGDTVIASEQADIKPGNSMTIRSIPLGTWVHNIELRIGKGGQLARSAGAYAMIAAKEGRYAQLRLPSGEVRLVLQDCRATIGQVGNVQHENVKIGKAGRNRWLGKRPQTRGVAMNPVDHPHGGGEGKSSGGRHPVTPWGVPTKGYKTRVNKRTDRFIVRRRK; via the coding sequence ATGGCGATTAAAAAGTACAAACCTACCTCGCCAGGTCGTCGTCACATGACCTCGGCCGATTTTGGGGAAGTTACTGCCGGGAAGCCGGAAAAGTCTTTGCTGGCACCCCTGAAAAAGAGTGGTGGGCGCAACAATCTTGGTCGTATCACCAAGCGCCATACCGGTGGTGGCCATAAGCGTAAATACAGGATCATCGATTTCAAGCGGGATAAAGCTGAAATTCCGGCCAAGGTCGTTTCGGTTGAATACGACCCTAATCGGTCGGCGCGGATTGCCCTGCTTAATTATGCCGATGGTGAAAAGCGTTATATCCTCGCTCCGGTAGGGATTAATGTTGGGGATACGGTTATTGCCAGCGAGCAAGCTGACATCAAGCCGGGCAACTCCATGACTATCCGCTCAATCCCTCTCGGTACCTGGGTACATAATATCGAGTTGCGGATTGGTAAGGGTGGCCAATTAGCCCGTAGTGCCGGCGCCTACGCCATGATCGCTGCCAAGGAAGGTCGTTACGCGCAGTTGCGTTTACCTTCCGGGGAAGTGCGTTTGGTATTGCAGGACTGCCGAGCCACCATAGGCCAGGTTGGCAACGTTCAACATGAAAATGTCAAGATTGGCAAGGCCGGCCGTAACCGCTGGCTTGGTAAGCGTCCGCAGACTCGCGGTGTTGCCATGAACCCGGTAGACCATCCGCACGGCGGTGGTGAAGGTAAGAGTTCCGGCGGTCGTCACCCTGTTACACCTTGGGGTGTGCCGACCAAGGGCTATAAAACCAGGGTTAATAAGCGGACTGACCGTTTTATTGTCCGTCGCAGAAAATAG
- a CDS encoding 50S ribosomal protein L23 — MKPLHQIVKKPLVTEKVYQASEGAQVVAFEVLPSANKIEIKQAIEKAFEVKVARVNTVLVAGKIKRVGRKFGKRSNWKKAYVTLAEGSKLDLFGV; from the coding sequence ATGAAACCTTTGCATCAGATAGTTAAGAAACCCCTGGTCACCGAAAAGGTCTATCAGGCTTCCGAAGGGGCCCAGGTTGTTGCTTTTGAAGTTCTGCCTAGCGCTAACAAAATTGAGATTAAGCAGGCGATTGAAAAAGCCTTCGAAGTCAAGGTAGCGCGGGTCAACACGGTTTTGGTGGCTGGTAAGATCAAGCGGGTTGGCCGCAAATTCGGTAAGCGTTCCAATTGGAAAAAAGCTTACGTGACTTTGGCCGAGGGCAGCAAACTCGATTTGTTTGGTGTTTGA
- the rplD gene encoding 50S ribosomal protein L4 gives MAKIAVYDIDNKKVSERELEDAVFNADVKGYLIHDMVRYQLAARRGGNACTKNRSAVAGGGKKLYRQKGTGNARQGTNRAPHFVGGGAAFGPQPRDYSFKLNRKVKKAALRCALSARYKEEKIAVLDRFDLESIGTKGFVEVLKRFELENVLIVLDGENPNVELSARNVPHVKVLKADGVNVYDVMNHKNLVLTEGAVAQLEGALA, from the coding sequence ATGGCGAAGATTGCTGTTTACGACATAGATAATAAAAAGGTGTCCGAGCGTGAGCTTGAGGACGCGGTATTTAATGCCGATGTTAAAGGATACCTGATTCACGATATGGTGCGCTACCAATTGGCGGCCAGACGCGGCGGAAATGCTTGTACCAAAAACCGCAGCGCGGTAGCCGGTGGCGGTAAAAAACTTTATCGTCAGAAAGGAACCGGCAATGCCCGTCAGGGTACTAACCGAGCTCCTCACTTTGTAGGCGGCGGCGCGGCCTTTGGTCCTCAGCCTCGCGATTACAGCTTTAAGTTGAATCGCAAGGTTAAAAAAGCTGCTCTGCGCTGTGCTCTTTCTGCACGATATAAAGAAGAAAAGATCGCTGTTCTCGATCGTTTTGATCTTGAAAGTATTGGTACCAAAGGTTTTGTCGAGGTGCTCAAGCGCTTTGAGCTGGAGAACGTTTTGATTGTTCTTGATGGCGAAAACCCCAATGTAGAGCTTTCTGCCCGCAACGTCCCCCATGTCAAAGTGCTCAAGGCGGACGGGGTCAATGTTTACGATGTGATGAACCACAAGAACCTGGTCCTCACTGAAGGCGCAGTGGCTCAGCTTGAAGGAGCGTTAGCATAA
- the rplC gene encoding 50S ribosomal protein L3 has product MMKGILGKKLGMTQVFAADGKCIPVTVVETGPCVVLQKKSVETDGYNALQLGFGEKKTHRTSKPEMGHFKKAGKGAFAYVREVRTDDVDSYNVGDQISCDAVLSAGDVIDVTGTSKGKGFQGVMKRWNFAGGRASHGSKFHRGPGAIGCSAWPSKVFKGKKMAGQMGNERVTTQGLQVVEMRPEMNLVLVKGAVPGPKNGLVIISKG; this is encoded by the coding sequence ATGATGAAGGGTATCTTGGGTAAGAAGCTGGGCATGACCCAGGTCTTCGCGGCAGACGGCAAGTGCATTCCGGTTACGGTTGTTGAGACCGGTCCCTGTGTCGTGCTGCAGAAAAAAAGCGTAGAGACGGACGGCTATAATGCCCTTCAGCTCGGCTTCGGCGAAAAGAAAACTCATCGCACCAGCAAGCCTGAGATGGGCCATTTCAAAAAGGCCGGTAAGGGCGCTTTTGCTTATGTGCGCGAGGTTCGTACGGATGATGTCGATAGCTATAATGTCGGCGATCAAATCTCTTGCGACGCCGTGCTTTCGGCAGGAGATGTGATTGATGTCACCGGAACCAGCAAGGGTAAGGGCTTTCAGGGTGTTATGAAGCGCTGGAATTTTGCCGGTGGTCGTGCAAGCCACGGTTCTAAGTTTCATCGTGGTCCTGGTGCGATCGGCTGTAGCGCTTGGCCGTCAAAGGTTTTTAAGGGTAAAAAAATGGCCGGCCAAATGGGTAACGAGCGCGTTACCACTCAAGGTCTGCAGGTAGTAGAGATGCGGCCTGAGATGAATCTGGTGCTGGTCAAGGGTGCGGTGCCGGGTCCGAAAAATGGATTGGTGATTATCAGCAAAGGCTGA
- the rpsJ gene encoding 30S ribosomal protein S10, with product MQSQKIRIRLKAYDHKLLDLSVNEIVDTAKRTGARVAGPIPLPTVINKYCVLRGPHVDKKSREQFEMRTHKRLLDIVEPTQQTVDALMKLDLSAGVDVEIKL from the coding sequence ATGCAAAGCCAGAAGATAAGAATTCGTTTGAAGGCTTACGATCATAAGCTGCTTGATCTCTCCGTTAACGAGATCGTAGATACTGCCAAACGCACCGGTGCTCGGGTAGCTGGACCTATTCCGCTGCCTACGGTTATCAATAAGTATTGCGTTCTGCGCGGACCTCACGTCGATAAAAAGAGTCGTGAGCAATTTGAGATGCGCACCCATAAGCGCCTGCTGGATATTGTCGAGCCCACCCAACAAACGGTTGACGCTCTGATGAAGCTGGATTTGTCCGCTGGCGTCGATGTGGAAATCAAGCTTTAA
- the tuf gene encoding elongation factor Tu: MSKEKFERTKPHVNIGTIGHVDHGKTTLTAAITKVMAAGGGAEFKAFDQIDNAPEERERGITIATAHVEYETANRHYAHVDCPGHADYVKNMITGAAQMDGAILVVSAADGPMPQTREHILLARQVGVPAMVVFLNKADMVDDEELMELVELEVRELLSAYDFPGDDLPIIPGSALQALECGCGAADCAACKPVLELMDAVDSYIPEPARAIDLPFLMPVEDVFSISGRGTVATGRVERGIVKVQEEIEIVGIKDTTKTVVTGVEMFRKLLDQGQAGDNVGILLRGVKREDIERGQVLAKPGSITPHTKFKAEAYILTKEEGGRHTPFFNGYRPQFYFRTTDVTGIVELGEGTEMVMPGDNAAMTVNLITPIAMDKELRFAIREGGRTVGAGVVSEIIE; encoded by the coding sequence ATGTCAAAAGAAAAATTTGAAAGAACAAAACCCCATGTCAATATTGGGACCATCGGTCACGTCGACCACGGTAAGACCACTCTGACTGCAGCCATCACCAAGGTTATGGCCGCTGGCGGCGGAGCCGAGTTCAAGGCTTTTGATCAGATCGACAACGCTCCTGAAGAGCGTGAGCGCGGTATTACCATCGCCACTGCCCACGTCGAATATGAGACTGCAAACCGTCACTACGCTCACGTTGACTGCCCCGGCCACGCCGACTACGTCAAAAACATGATTACCGGTGCGGCGCAGATGGACGGCGCCATTCTGGTTGTCTCCGCTGCTGACGGTCCCATGCCTCAGACCCGCGAGCACATCCTGCTCGCCCGTCAGGTTGGCGTACCTGCCATGGTTGTCTTCCTCAATAAGGCCGACATGGTCGACGACGAAGAGCTGATGGAACTGGTCGAGCTGGAAGTTCGCGAACTGCTGTCCGCTTACGACTTCCCCGGCGACGATCTGCCGATCATCCCCGGCAGCGCCCTGCAGGCGCTGGAGTGCGGTTGCGGCGCCGCTGACTGTGCGGCCTGCAAGCCCGTTCTCGAACTGATGGACGCTGTTGACAGCTACATCCCCGAGCCGGCTCGTGCCATTGATCTGCCCTTTCTGATGCCTGTCGAGGACGTCTTCTCCATCTCCGGTCGCGGTACTGTCGCCACCGGTCGTGTAGAGCGCGGTATTGTCAAAGTTCAGGAAGAGATCGAGATCGTCGGTATCAAAGATACCACCAAGACCGTCGTTACCGGTGTTGAGATGTTCCGCAAGCTGCTCGATCAGGGCCAGGCTGGCGATAATGTCGGCATCCTGCTTCGCGGCGTTAAACGTGAGGATATCGAGCGCGGCCAGGTACTGGCCAAGCCCGGCAGCATCACCCCTCACACCAAGTTCAAGGCCGAAGCCTATATCCTGACCAAGGAAGAAGGCGGCCGTCATACGCCGTTCTTCAATGGCTACCGTCCTCAGTTCTACTTCCGTACCACGGACGTGACCGGTATCGTCGAGCTTGGCGAAGGCACTGAAATGGTCATGCCTGGCGACAATGCGGCGATGACCGTCAATCTGATTACGCCCATCGCCATGGACAAAGAGCTGCGCTTCGCGATTCGCGAAGGGGGCCGCACTGTTGGTGCCGGCGTCGTCAGCGAGATTATCGAGTAA
- the fusA gene encoding elongation factor G: MARQVALNKYRNIGIMAHIDAGKTTTTERILYYTGVSHKIGEVHDGAATMDWMEQEQERGITITSAATTCFWRDHRVNIIDTPGHVDFTVEVERSLRVLDGAVAVFCSVGGVEPQSETVWRQADKYKVPRIAFVNKMDRLGADFMHGVEMMRDRLGANPVPLQLPIGAEEDFAGVVDLLQMKGIVWDDESLGADYEIIDIPADMVEEAEAAREAMIEEVCSHDEALMEKYIGGEELSIDELKQGIRRATIDIQINPVLCGSAFKNKGVQNLLDAVVDYMPSPLDVPAIKGTDPDTQEELTCAAEDDAPFAALAFKVMTDPFVGQLTFFRVYSGVLESGSHVFNVGKSKKERFGRILQMHSNKREEIKEVVAGDIAAAVGLKYATTGDTLCDPKKQVLLESMEFPEPVIHIAVEPKTKGDQDKMGTAIAKLVQEDPTLRVRTDEETGQTILSGMGELHLEVIIDRMKREFKVEANIGAPQVAYRETITKAVEVQGKFVRQSGGRGQYGDCWLRIEPQEAGVGFEFVDAIKGGVIPKEYIPAVGQGAEEAALGGVLAGFPIEDVKVTCYDGSYHDVDSSEMAFKIAGSMGFKEGARKAAPVLLEPVMAVEVVVPEEYMGDVMGDLSSRRGKVSGMEARGGAQVINADVPLSSMFGYATDLRSATQGRATYSMVFDHYAQVPKAIGEEIIAKVQG; this comes from the coding sequence GTGGCACGCCAAGTTGCATTAAATAAATATCGTAATATCGGCATTATGGCTCATATTGATGCTGGTAAGACCACCACTACTGAGCGGATTCTGTACTACACCGGTGTTTCACACAAGATCGGTGAGGTGCACGATGGTGCCGCAACGATGGACTGGATGGAGCAGGAGCAGGAGCGGGGCATTACTATTACCTCTGCGGCTACCACTTGTTTCTGGCGTGATCACCGGGTCAATATAATTGATACCCCGGGTCACGTTGACTTTACGGTCGAGGTTGAGCGTTCTCTGCGGGTGCTTGATGGTGCTGTTGCGGTATTCTGTTCCGTTGGCGGTGTTGAGCCGCAGTCTGAAACTGTTTGGCGTCAAGCTGACAAGTACAAGGTGCCGCGGATTGCCTTCGTTAATAAGATGGACCGTCTCGGTGCCGACTTCATGCACGGTGTAGAGATGATGCGCGACCGTCTTGGCGCCAATCCTGTGCCGCTGCAATTGCCTATCGGCGCCGAAGAGGATTTTGCCGGTGTTGTCGATCTGTTGCAGATGAAGGGCATTGTCTGGGACGACGAGTCCCTGGGTGCCGATTATGAGATTATCGACATTCCTGCCGACATGGTTGAGGAGGCCGAGGCTGCTCGCGAAGCCATGATCGAAGAGGTTTGTTCTCACGACGAGGCCCTGATGGAGAAATACATCGGTGGCGAAGAGCTGTCGATTGATGAGCTCAAGCAGGGTATCCGGCGTGCGACCATCGATATTCAGATCAATCCGGTATTGTGCGGGTCTGCCTTTAAGAACAAGGGCGTACAGAATCTGCTCGACGCTGTGGTCGACTATATGCCGTCGCCTCTGGATGTTCCTGCCATTAAGGGTACCGATCCCGACACTCAGGAAGAGCTGACCTGCGCGGCTGAAGATGATGCGCCTTTTGCTGCCTTGGCCTTCAAGGTTATGACCGACCCCTTTGTTGGTCAGCTGACCTTTTTCCGGGTTTACTCCGGTGTGCTTGAGTCCGGCTCTCACGTGTTCAATGTCGGCAAGAGCAAAAAAGAGCGTTTTGGTCGCATCCTGCAGATGCACTCCAATAAGCGCGAAGAGATCAAGGAAGTCGTGGCCGGTGACATCGCGGCGGCGGTTGGTCTTAAGTACGCTACCACCGGTGATACTCTGTGTGACCCTAAAAAGCAGGTATTGCTGGAGTCGATGGAGTTCCCCGAACCGGTTATTCATATTGCTGTCGAGCCCAAGACAAAGGGCGACCAGGACAAGATGGGTACCGCGATTGCCAAGTTGGTTCAGGAAGATCCCACTCTGCGGGTACGGACTGACGAAGAGACTGGTCAGACTATCCTTTCCGGTATGGGCGAGCTGCATCTCGAAGTTATCATCGATCGGATGAAGCGCGAGTTCAAAGTCGAGGCTAATATCGGCGCACCCCAGGTTGCCTACCGTGAGACGATTACCAAGGCTGTGGAGGTGCAGGGTAAGTTCGTACGTCAGTCCGGTGGTCGTGGTCAGTATGGTGATTGCTGGTTGCGTATTGAGCCTCAGGAGGCTGGCGTCGGCTTTGAATTTGTCGATGCGATCAAGGGCGGGGTTATTCCCAAGGAATACATACCTGCTGTTGGTCAGGGTGCTGAAGAGGCCGCTTTGGGCGGTGTTCTGGCCGGGTTCCCTATCGAGGATGTTAAGGTTACCTGCTACGACGGCTCCTATCATGATGTCGACTCCTCGGAGATGGCTTTTAAGATAGCCGGCTCAATGGGCTTTAAAGAAGGTGCTCGCAAGGCCGCTCCTGTATTACTCGAACCGGTCATGGCTGTAGAGGTTGTGGTTCCCGAAGAGTATATGGGCGACGTCATGGGTGACCTCAGTAGTCGCCGCGGCAAGGTAAGCGGTATGGAGGCTCGCGGTGGGGCTCAGGTCATTAATGCCGATGTGCCGCTGTCGAGCATGTTCGGTTATGCTACCGACCTGCGTAGTGCCACTCAGGGTCGCGCCACCTACTCTATGGTTTTTGATCACTATGCTCAGGTGCCAAAGGCGATCGGTGAGGAAATTATTGCTAAGGTCCAAGGGTAA
- the rpsG gene encoding 30S ribosomal protein S7, which produces MPRRREVAKRVILPDPKFGDRLLAKFVNAIMLDGKKSTAEAIVYGAFGLVAERSSEEPLDVFKKAMENVRPMLEVKSRRVGGSTYQVPVEVRSERRNALAIRWIIGFARKRGEKTMGERLAGELLDAAANRGTSVKKKEDTHRMAEANKAFAHYRW; this is translated from the coding sequence ATGCCGAGAAGAAGAGAAGTCGCAAAGCGCGTTATTCTGCCTGATCCGAAGTTTGGTGATCGTTTGCTTGCCAAGTTTGTTAACGCCATCATGTTGGACGGCAAGAAAAGCACGGCGGAAGCGATTGTATATGGTGCCTTTGGTTTGGTGGCTGAACGTTCCAGTGAAGAGCCTTTGGACGTGTTCAAGAAGGCGATGGAAAACGTTCGTCCCATGCTTGAGGTCAAGTCCCGGCGCGTTGGCGGTTCGACCTATCAGGTTCCAGTGGAAGTTCGTAGCGAGCGGCGTAATGCGTTGGCGATTCGCTGGATTATCGGATTTGCTCGTAAGCGTGGCGAAAAAACCATGGGTGAGCGTCTGGCTGGAGAGCTGCTTGATGCTGCAGCCAATCGCGGTACTTCGGTAAAGAAGAAGGAAGATACCCATCGCATGGCTGAGGCGAACAAGGCCTTTGCTCATTATCGCTGGTAG
- the rpsL gene encoding 30S ribosomal protein S12, translating into MPTINQLIRKGRERKEKKSTAPALKCSPQKRGVCTRVYTTTPKKPNSALRKVARVRLTNGFVVTSYIPGVGHNLQEHSVVLIRGGRVKDLPGVRYHIVRGTLDLAGVKDRKQGRSKYGAKRPK; encoded by the coding sequence ATGCCGACTATTAATCAGTTGATCCGCAAGGGCCGCGAGAGAAAAGAGAAAAAATCGACCGCGCCGGCGCTCAAGTGTAGTCCTCAAAAGCGTGGAGTCTGTACCCGCGTTTATACTACGACCCCAAAAAAGCCGAACTCGGCTTTGCGGAAGGTCGCTCGTGTGCGCCTTACTAACGGATTTGTGGTTACCTCCTATATCCCTGGTGTTGGCCACAACCTGCAGGAGCACTCTGTGGTGTTGATTCGCGGCGGACGAGTAAAGGACCTTCCGGGTGTGCGCTATCATATCGTGCGTGGTACGCTCGATTTGGCCGGGGTGAAAGACCGCAAGCAGGGTCGCTCCAAGTATGGGGCCAAGCGGCCCAAATAA